One region of Candidatus Polarisedimenticolaceae bacterium genomic DNA includes:
- a CDS encoding TonB-dependent receptor, with translation MRLTHAVRLAAVACLLFAMHAGAFAQSKTTSAITGMVRGQDGGAIIGAAVTIESPQLIGGARSTATDAKGGFRFPEIAPGMYTVTVVMAGYKTLKREDVRIQVGGTLDLHLDLTPFAGQETVTVTGEPPNIDVTSPETKSILSNEVLANIPASQFQPDALNLAPGINNTVAYGGASDTGVAWNIDGVDTSDPEAGSAWSFVNFNIIDQVELAGLGAPAEYGGFTGVMFNSTTKSGSNLFHGLVDAYYTDDNLAWSNNAPAGANPTEAKYLNTTANFGGPFVKDKLWWYISGQYFNEVTNNGGPDITTKSPRGFGKISWQINANNNFDAWVEWDYYDVKNRGGDLITPEEATVHETAPEWVWNVAWKSVLTNNTILDVTFQGYEGYYYLDPTVGYGQPGLYDGITGLYSQNSYYWYKADRGRNQINASISQHVADWGGTHDFKFGMEVERSTLRSRYGYPTGQWIYNNYYGTDPGTGVGGYGTAHYYGAAYDVKATNERVSGFAQDDWQITPRLTINPGVRLDYYQGRVPTLGKVYAYMGIAPRLGLAWNITGDNQNLLKFHAGRYYAGLHATYYYWVDPGAFQDSQKVIDWDSGAVQTFPVRTKTYAIDPNLKQPYMDQVVLGYDRGLPMGMVFSVTGIYRTWKQFVETIAQHPNYTPVTGHVGVQDAAGNFVSTGQTVTMYDWNNFDTDTLLVTNPSGLTRTFKGAMFTLTKNFKKNWQGQISYVYSKTTGTTDNVGFDGASDSGGQDAGPSPFLDTPNSKINWNGHLTHDPTNQIKIQGTYAFERPHLWLSGNWTYYTGDTYTKKSQCLLVDDDNNPATPDVCHAFPQDGIAKVRYFAEPRGDRRLPGFNELDLRLEWKPPLGKKGNLGVIADVFNVLNYTQIQSVQDRDNGSFGEPLTYNVGRYARFGIRYEF, from the coding sequence ATGAGACTGACCCATGCCGTACGGCTCGCCGCCGTCGCGTGCTTGCTCTTCGCGATGCACGCGGGCGCTTTCGCTCAGAGCAAGACTACTTCGGCCATCACGGGAATGGTGCGCGGCCAAGACGGCGGCGCCATCATCGGCGCCGCGGTCACGATCGAGAGCCCCCAGCTCATCGGCGGCGCGCGATCGACGGCGACCGACGCGAAGGGCGGGTTCCGGTTCCCCGAGATCGCACCGGGCATGTACACGGTCACGGTCGTCATGGCCGGCTACAAGACGCTCAAGCGGGAGGATGTCCGGATCCAGGTCGGCGGAACACTCGACCTTCACCTCGATCTCACGCCGTTCGCGGGCCAGGAGACGGTGACGGTGACCGGCGAGCCGCCGAACATCGACGTGACGAGCCCCGAGACGAAGAGCATCCTGTCGAACGAGGTTCTCGCGAACATCCCCGCGAGCCAATTCCAGCCCGACGCTTTGAACCTCGCACCCGGCATCAACAATACGGTCGCCTATGGCGGCGCCTCCGACACCGGGGTCGCCTGGAACATCGACGGCGTCGACACCTCGGATCCCGAGGCCGGCTCGGCGTGGTCGTTCGTGAACTTCAACATCATCGACCAGGTCGAGCTGGCGGGGCTCGGCGCCCCGGCCGAGTACGGCGGCTTCACCGGCGTGATGTTCAACAGCACGACGAAGTCCGGAAGCAACCTCTTCCACGGCCTCGTCGACGCCTACTACACCGACGACAACCTGGCGTGGTCGAACAACGCCCCGGCCGGAGCGAACCCGACCGAGGCGAAGTACCTCAACACGACGGCCAACTTCGGGGGGCCGTTCGTCAAGGACAAGCTCTGGTGGTACATCTCCGGCCAGTACTTCAACGAGGTGACGAACAACGGCGGACCGGACATCACCACCAAGTCACCCCGCGGATTCGGGAAGATCAGCTGGCAGATCAACGCGAACAACAACTTCGACGCGTGGGTCGAGTGGGACTACTACGACGTCAAGAATCGCGGCGGCGATCTCATCACCCCCGAGGAGGCGACCGTCCACGAGACGGCTCCCGAATGGGTCTGGAACGTCGCCTGGAAGTCGGTGCTCACGAACAACACGATCCTGGACGTCACCTTCCAGGGGTACGAGGGCTACTACTACCTCGACCCGACCGTGGGCTACGGCCAGCCCGGGCTCTACGACGGGATCACCGGACTCTACAGCCAAAACTCGTATTACTGGTACAAGGCGGATCGCGGGCGTAATCAGATCAACGCGTCGATCTCCCAGCACGTCGCCGACTGGGGCGGGACGCACGACTTCAAGTTCGGGATGGAGGTCGAGCGGTCGACGCTCCGCAGCCGCTACGGCTACCCGACCGGCCAGTGGATCTACAACAACTACTACGGGACCGATCCCGGCACCGGCGTCGGGGGCTACGGCACGGCGCACTACTACGGCGCGGCCTACGACGTGAAGGCGACGAACGAGCGGGTCAGCGGATTCGCCCAGGACGACTGGCAGATCACGCCGAGGCTGACGATCAACCCGGGCGTGCGCCTCGACTACTACCAGGGACGCGTGCCCACGCTCGGCAAGGTGTACGCGTACATGGGGATCGCGCCGCGGCTCGGCCTCGCGTGGAACATCACCGGGGACAACCAGAACCTCCTCAAGTTCCACGCCGGGCGCTACTACGCCGGCTTGCACGCGACGTACTACTACTGGGTCGATCCCGGGGCGTTCCAGGACAGCCAGAAGGTCATCGACTGGGACAGCGGGGCGGTCCAGACGTTCCCCGTGAGAACGAAGACCTACGCGATCGATCCGAACTTGAAACAACCGTACATGGATCAGGTCGTCCTCGGCTACGACCGAGGACTGCCGATGGGCATGGTCTTCTCGGTCACCGGCATCTATCGAACGTGGAAACAGTTCGTCGAGACGATCGCCCAGCACCCGAACTACACGCCGGTGACCGGACACGTCGGCGTCCAGGACGCGGCGGGGAACTTCGTCTCGACCGGTCAAACCGTGACGATGTACGACTGGAACAACTTCGACACCGACACGCTGCTCGTGACGAATCCCTCGGGGCTCACGCGCACCTTCAAGGGCGCGATGTTCACGCTGACGAAGAACTTCAAGAAGAACTGGCAGGGGCAGATCTCCTACGTCTACTCGAAGACGACGGGAACGACCGACAACGTCGGGTTCGACGGAGCGTCGGACAGCGGAGGGCAGGACGCCGGACCGAGCCCGTTCCTCGACACACCCAACTCGAAGATCAACTGGAACGGGCATCTCACGCACGACCCCACGAACCAGATCAAGATCCAGGGGACGTACGCGTTCGAGAGGCCGCACCTGTGGCTCTCGGGCAACTGGACGTACTACACCGGGGACACGTACACGAAGAAGAGCCAGTGCCTGCTCGTCGACGACGACAACAACCCGGCGACGCCGGACGTGTGCCACG
- a CDS encoding sulfatase-like hydrolase/transferase — translation MRPPGRDLGPQRRPRWPVLLLLSLVIYACGERRTGLGALPRGIHAANLNLVVVTLDTTRADRIGCYGAKNVATPHLDALAKDGVRFTRAVSPMPLTLPAHCTIFTGLLPGAHGVRDNGGFKLSPEHVTLAEVLEERGFATGGFVSAFVLDHRWGIAQGFDTYFDDFDLKQQEKLSMGDIQRPGNETVDHAVAWLRTVKDKRFFAWIHLYDPHAPYAPPEPYRSQYRDRPYDGEIAWTDELVGRILASLRDLGVADRTVVAVLADHGESLGEHGEHGHGYFVYEQVTHIPLLLVTPYSGTRGKVVDAVVKSIDLAPTLLDLLGVAGVTLGTGSSAVPLVTGASAAGGDGYSESFYARLHYGWSELRAVRTKRWHFIEAPKAELYDLDADPGETTNVASRELDVIDRLRGSLGEFEKESIAKLAAAAPVEEDEETLKKLASLGYVGGTTDTSGKSWRDLPDPKDRLPVYDDMNHVRELVKDGKEAEAVPILQAILAKAPEVIDAYYTLGNCLAKDHKFTEAAAYYKKTLELRPDHDYAMIGLADMLVAEGKVDDAIAGYTHFLSQDPKNAQILYRLAQVQLDDGRDADAAANFKKTLDAEPRTARAEVGLGVVAFHQGRSDEAALGLKKALAIDPKARWARYNLALIAEARKDVQGAIAGYRAEIADYPDAYKAQFNLGILLGKSGDLPGAVAALQACVTHEPNWPIGRFYLAKALILSGDVPGAKDQALRGLAIDDKSSYAAVGHYVLADVYNRSGDAALARSEMNKAAALDRN, via the coding sequence ATGCGCCCTCCAGGTCGCGACCTTGGTCCGCAGCGCCGTCCCCGATGGCCGGTGCTGCTGCTCCTCTCACTTGTTATCTACGCATGCGGAGAGCGCCGGACGGGGCTCGGCGCATTGCCGCGCGGCATCCATGCCGCGAACCTGAACCTCGTCGTCGTCACACTCGACACGACGCGGGCCGATCGCATCGGGTGCTACGGCGCCAAAAATGTGGCCACGCCGCACCTCGACGCCCTGGCGAAAGACGGTGTGCGGTTCACGCGCGCGGTCTCGCCGATGCCGCTGACCTTGCCGGCGCACTGCACGATCTTCACCGGGCTCCTCCCCGGCGCGCACGGCGTCCGCGACAACGGCGGGTTCAAGCTGTCGCCGGAGCACGTCACCCTCGCGGAGGTGCTCGAGGAGCGCGGGTTCGCGACCGGCGGGTTCGTCTCGGCGTTCGTGCTCGATCATCGCTGGGGGATCGCGCAGGGGTTCGACACCTACTTCGACGACTTCGACCTGAAGCAGCAGGAGAAGCTGTCGATGGGCGACATCCAGCGGCCGGGGAACGAGACGGTCGACCATGCCGTCGCGTGGCTGCGGACGGTCAAAGACAAGCGCTTCTTCGCCTGGATCCACCTCTACGACCCGCACGCGCCGTATGCGCCGCCGGAGCCCTATCGATCGCAGTACCGCGATCGCCCGTACGACGGCGAGATCGCGTGGACCGATGAGCTCGTCGGACGGATCTTGGCGTCGCTCCGCGATCTCGGCGTCGCCGACCGCACCGTCGTCGCGGTGCTCGCCGATCACGGCGAGAGCCTCGGCGAGCACGGCGAGCACGGCCACGGCTACTTCGTCTACGAGCAGGTGACGCACATCCCGCTCCTGTTGGTGACGCCGTACTCCGGCACGCGCGGCAAGGTCGTCGACGCGGTCGTGAAGTCGATCGACCTGGCGCCGACGCTCCTCGACCTGCTCGGCGTCGCCGGGGTGACGCTCGGGACCGGCTCGAGCGCGGTGCCGCTCGTCACAGGCGCGTCGGCGGCGGGAGGCGACGGGTACAGCGAGTCGTTCTACGCGCGCCTCCACTACGGCTGGAGCGAGCTGCGCGCGGTGCGCACGAAGCGGTGGCACTTCATCGAGGCGCCGAAGGCGGAGCTGTACGACCTCGACGCCGACCCGGGCGAGACGACGAACGTGGCATCAAGGGAGCTCGACGTCATCGACCGCCTGCGTGGATCGCTCGGCGAGTTCGAGAAGGAGTCGATCGCGAAGCTCGCCGCGGCGGCGCCGGTCGAGGAGGACGAGGAGACGCTCAAGAAGCTCGCTTCGCTCGGCTACGTCGGCGGCACGACCGACACGTCGGGCAAGTCGTGGCGCGATCTCCCCGATCCGAAGGATCGCCTCCCCGTCTACGACGACATGAACCACGTGCGCGAGCTGGTCAAGGACGGGAAGGAAGCCGAGGCGGTGCCGATCCTCCAGGCGATCCTCGCGAAGGCGCCCGAGGTCATCGACGCGTATTACACGCTCGGCAACTGCCTCGCGAAGGACCACAAGTTCACCGAGGCCGCGGCGTACTACAAGAAGACGCTCGAGCTGCGGCCCGACCACGATTACGCGATGATCGGCCTCGCCGACATGCTCGTCGCCGAGGGCAAGGTCGACGACGCGATCGCCGGGTACACGCACTTCCTGAGCCAGGATCCGAAGAACGCGCAGATCCTCTACCGTCTGGCGCAGGTGCAGCTCGACGACGGCCGCGATGCCGACGCCGCGGCGAACTTCAAGAAGACGCTCGACGCGGAGCCGCGAACGGCGCGCGCCGAGGTCGGCCTCGGTGTCGTGGCTTTCCACCAGGGGCGCTCGGACGAGGCGGCCCTCGGCCTGAAGAAGGCGCTCGCGATCGACCCGAAGGCGCGGTGGGCGCGCTACAACCTGGCGTTGATCGCGGAGGCACGGAAGGACGTGCAGGGGGCGATCGCGGGCTACCGCGCCGAGATCGCCGACTACCCGGACGCTTACAAGGCGCAGTTCAACCTGGGAATCCTCCTGGGGAAGTCGGGGGATCTCCCGGGCGCCGTCGCCGCGCTCCAGGCCTGCGTCACCCACGAGCCCAACTGGCCGATCGGCCGCTTCTACCTCGCCAAGGCGCTCATCTTGAGCGGTGACGTGCCTGGTGCCAAGGACCAAGCGCTCCGGGGTCTCGCAATCGACGACAAGTCGTCGTACGCCGCGGTCGGCCATTACGTCCTCGCCGACGTCTACAACCGCAGCGGCGATGCCGCCCTCGCGCGCTCCGAGATGAACAAGGCAGCGGCGCTGGACAGGAATTAA
- a CDS encoding M1 family aminopeptidase, translated as MSFRRLWLVFKTDLALHARRPLTWILVVIMILVVWGLSTGNVRIDSGDASVGGRKAWITSEFAIAFTLSVITLLFYTFFVAVGAGMAVIQDDERKVGEVLHATPLTPHEYVWGKLLAVIAAFAAVLAIQQLFAIVAYQWFPNAKADEIRGPFTVVAYTVPALLFAMPTILFIAFTSFAVGLRWRKPILVFVLPVAMLLVCAFFLWNWSPTWLDPKWNKLLMALDPAGFRWLNETHLKVDRGVDFYNKGTIPFDAVFWVSRAAMLGVALLSFVLAERHFARTMRGEVSPAEKRRLVAAAPSAPPALARPQIATAPLGALAMRTVPPRFWQGAMEVARTELRELAHAPGLYLFVPLILIQTIGANFTALGPFGTYVLATPGTVAVRMMNTLTLLVSFLLLFYTVESHQRERNTGLAAIFDATPVRTASVLFGKSVANAVVGIAVLAGCFIGSAIIILVQGKVSLAIFPFLLTWGLLLVPTFLVWSCFVMAAVSITQSRYATYGIGLIALAASGWAQVRGHMSWVFNWNLWGALRWTDMGPYQMDRTAIVLNRVLVLSLAALFVVVAVRFHGRRDADPVRIIHRLRPRALFGSALSLSPYALVPLVLASTLGVMIGRGEESEAAKKKAHDYWKQNLATWKDAPQPEIVDLKMKLKLDPEKRHFAVEGGYTLSNPHDKPLARFALTGGFHWTEPKWTMGGKEYKPENRTSLFAFTPPKPLGPGETIDVGFAYEGTFPKGATKNGGGSDEFIFPAGVVLTGFGPSFAPEVGYDEGIGIEEEKNRYETKVYPDDFYVGQTDPAFGSGSAFTARIEITGPEEYRYNSVGILESDKVENGMRTAVWKTDRKVRMFNVVAGKWAVKQGEGTAIYYYPGHDYNIDELLAGLNGARKYYAQWFHEYPWQELKLSEFPGLATYAQGFATDITFSESIGFLTQQEKTGDAPFTIAAHESAHQWWGNLLLPGKGPGGNLLSEGMSHYSTILLTEQVKGVGPRIEFCKRIEERYGESRQVDSEKPMVKIDGSKPGDTTVTYDKMGWVVWMLQQQMGRDNLLHGLHDFQTAYDDNPDHPVLQDLTAFLRPYAPDAAAYDAFIQQWFNDVVVSEYTLDGAKKTEANGGWDVTVKVTNKGSATMPVEIAAATKAERFDDKGVASNDYKDARATVTLAKGESKDVTIHCAFAPERVLVDPDALVLQLRRKTAVAKL; from the coding sequence GTGAGCTTCCGGCGGCTCTGGCTCGTCTTCAAGACCGATCTCGCGCTCCACGCGCGGCGGCCGCTGACATGGATCTTGGTCGTCATCATGATCCTCGTCGTCTGGGGCCTGTCGACCGGCAACGTGCGGATCGACAGCGGCGACGCGTCGGTAGGCGGCCGAAAGGCGTGGATCACCTCCGAATTCGCGATCGCGTTCACGCTGAGCGTCATCACGTTGCTCTTCTACACATTCTTCGTCGCGGTGGGCGCCGGGATGGCCGTCATCCAGGACGACGAGCGCAAGGTCGGCGAGGTCCTCCACGCGACCCCGCTCACGCCGCACGAATACGTGTGGGGCAAGCTCCTCGCGGTGATCGCGGCGTTTGCCGCCGTGCTCGCGATCCAGCAGCTCTTCGCGATCGTGGCGTATCAGTGGTTCCCGAACGCGAAAGCCGACGAGATCCGCGGTCCGTTCACCGTCGTCGCCTACACCGTCCCGGCCCTCCTCTTCGCGATGCCGACGATCCTCTTCATCGCCTTCACCTCGTTCGCCGTCGGGCTCCGGTGGCGGAAGCCGATCCTCGTCTTCGTCCTCCCGGTCGCCATGCTGCTGGTCTGCGCGTTCTTCCTGTGGAACTGGTCGCCGACGTGGCTCGACCCGAAGTGGAACAAGCTCCTGATGGCGCTCGACCCGGCGGGGTTCCGCTGGCTCAACGAGACCCACCTCAAGGTCGATCGCGGGGTCGATTTCTACAACAAGGGGACGATCCCGTTCGACGCGGTCTTCTGGGTCAGCCGCGCCGCGATGCTGGGCGTCGCGCTCCTCTCGTTCGTCCTCGCCGAGCGTCACTTCGCACGCACGATGCGCGGCGAGGTCTCGCCGGCCGAGAAGCGCCGCCTCGTCGCCGCGGCCCCTTCGGCGCCGCCCGCACTCGCGCGCCCGCAGATCGCGACGGCGCCCCTGGGCGCGCTGGCGATGCGCACGGTGCCTCCGCGGTTCTGGCAGGGGGCGATGGAGGTCGCCCGCACCGAGCTCAGGGAGCTGGCGCACGCGCCCGGTCTCTACCTCTTCGTCCCGCTCATCCTCATCCAGACGATCGGCGCGAACTTCACCGCGCTCGGCCCGTTCGGCACGTACGTGCTCGCGACGCCGGGAACGGTCGCCGTGCGCATGATGAACACGCTCACCCTCCTCGTCTCCTTCCTCCTCCTCTTCTACACGGTCGAGTCGCACCAGAGGGAGAGGAACACGGGGCTCGCCGCGATCTTCGACGCGACGCCGGTGAGGACGGCCTCCGTTCTCTTCGGCAAGTCGGTGGCGAACGCCGTCGTCGGCATCGCGGTTCTCGCCGGCTGCTTCATCGGCTCCGCGATCATCATCCTCGTGCAAGGCAAGGTCTCGCTCGCGATCTTTCCGTTCCTGCTGACGTGGGGCCTCCTCCTCGTCCCGACGTTCCTCGTCTGGAGCTGCTTCGTGATGGCGGCCGTGTCGATCACGCAGAGCCGCTACGCCACCTACGGCATCGGGCTCATCGCGCTCGCCGCGAGCGGGTGGGCGCAGGTCCGCGGCCACATGAGCTGGGTCTTCAACTGGAATCTCTGGGGCGCCCTGCGCTGGACCGACATGGGCCCGTACCAGATGGATCGCACGGCGATCGTCCTGAACCGGGTGCTCGTCCTCTCGCTCGCCGCGCTCTTCGTCGTCGTCGCGGTGAGGTTCCACGGGCGGCGCGACGCGGATCCGGTGCGGATCATCCACCGCCTGCGGCCGCGGGCGCTCTTCGGGAGCGCGCTCAGCCTTTCGCCGTATGCGCTCGTGCCGCTCGTCCTCGCGTCGACCTTGGGCGTCATGATCGGACGCGGCGAGGAATCCGAAGCCGCGAAGAAGAAGGCGCACGATTACTGGAAGCAGAACCTCGCCACGTGGAAGGACGCGCCGCAGCCCGAGATCGTCGACCTCAAGATGAAGCTCAAGCTCGATCCGGAGAAGCGCCATTTCGCGGTCGAGGGCGGCTACACGCTCTCGAACCCGCACGACAAGCCGCTCGCGCGGTTCGCGCTCACCGGCGGCTTCCACTGGACCGAGCCGAAGTGGACCATGGGTGGGAAGGAGTACAAGCCGGAGAACCGGACGTCGCTCTTCGCGTTCACGCCGCCGAAGCCGCTCGGTCCCGGCGAGACGATCGACGTCGGTTTCGCCTATGAAGGGACCTTCCCGAAGGGTGCGACGAAGAACGGCGGCGGATCGGACGAGTTCATCTTCCCCGCCGGCGTCGTGCTCACCGGGTTCGGCCCCTCGTTCGCGCCGGAGGTCGGCTACGACGAGGGGATCGGAATCGAGGAAGAGAAGAACCGCTATGAGACCAAGGTCTACCCCGACGACTTCTACGTGGGCCAGACCGACCCGGCGTTCGGCAGCGGCTCCGCGTTCACCGCGCGCATCGAGATCACCGGGCCGGAGGAGTATCGCTACAACTCGGTCGGCATCCTCGAGTCCGACAAGGTCGAGAACGGCATGAGAACCGCCGTCTGGAAGACCGACCGCAAGGTCCGGATGTTCAACGTCGTCGCCGGAAAGTGGGCCGTGAAACAGGGCGAGGGGACGGCGATCTACTACTATCCCGGCCACGACTACAACATCGACGAGCTGCTGGCGGGGCTGAACGGCGCGAGGAAGTACTACGCGCAGTGGTTCCACGAGTATCCGTGGCAGGAGCTGAAGCTGTCGGAGTTCCCCGGCCTCGCGACGTACGCGCAGGGGTTCGCGACCGACATCACGTTCTCGGAGTCGATCGGCTTCTTGACGCAGCAGGAGAAGACCGGCGACGCCCCGTTCACGATCGCCGCGCACGAATCGGCACACCAGTGGTGGGGCAACCTGCTCCTCCCCGGCAAGGGGCCCGGCGGCAACCTGCTCTCGGAGGGGATGTCGCACTACTCCACGATCCTCCTGACCGAGCAGGTCAAGGGCGTGGGCCCGCGCATCGAGTTCTGCAAGCGCATCGAGGAGCGCTACGGCGAGAGCCGGCAGGTCGACTCCGAGAAGCCGATGGTGAAGATCGACGGCTCGAAGCCCGGCGACACGACCGTGACCTACGACAAGATGGGCTGGGTCGTCTGGATGCTCCAGCAGCAGATGGGGCGCGACAATCTGCTCCACGGCCTCCACGATTTCCAGACGGCGTACGACGACAACCCCGATCATCCGGTGCTGCAAGATCTGACGGCGTTCCTGCGCCCGTACGCACCGGACGCCGCGGCGTACGACGCGTTCATCCAACAATGGTTCAACGACGTCGTCGTGTCCGAGTACACGCTCGACGGCGCGAAGAAGACCGAGGCGAACGGCGGCTGGGACGTCACCGTGAAGGTGACGAACAAGGGTTCCGCGACGATGCCGGTCGAGATCGCGGCGGCGACGAAGGCCGAGCGCTTCGACGACAAGGGCGTGGCCTCGAACGACTACAAGGACGCGCGCGCGACCGTGACCCTGGCGAAGGGCGAATCGAAGGACGTCACGATCCACTGCGCGTTCGCGCCCGAGCGCGTCCTCGTCGATCCCGACGCCCTCGTCTTGCAGCTCCGGAGAAAGACCGCCGTCGCCAAGCTCTGA
- a CDS encoding ABC transporter ATP-binding protein, producing MLELRDLVKVYPGPVAALQGVSLTISGGMFGLLGPNGAGKTTLMRIVAGLLEPTSGSVVLDGVEVTENPQHVWARLGYLPQEFGFYPHLTGEAMLRHLLELKGVEARGGMKALVAELLDRVNLSFAAKRKVKGYSGGMRQRLGLAQAIAGNPRLIIVDEPTAGLDPEERFRFYRLLAELAADRIVILSTHIVEDVSVLCSRFAVIRGGRVVALTTPAEARSLIQGRIYQGVADSREHLDDIGQRHRVTQSILVEGRNQVRVYQNGGGVPPDGFAPVEPNLEDAYFVLMTGVGFKDEVLS from the coding sequence ATGCTCGAGCTCCGCGATCTCGTCAAGGTCTATCCGGGTCCCGTCGCCGCGCTCCAGGGAGTGAGCCTCACGATCTCGGGAGGGATGTTCGGCCTCCTGGGACCGAACGGCGCCGGCAAGACGACCCTCATGCGTATCGTCGCCGGCCTCCTCGAGCCGACGTCGGGCAGCGTCGTGCTCGACGGCGTCGAGGTCACCGAGAACCCGCAGCACGTGTGGGCTCGCCTCGGGTACCTCCCGCAGGAATTCGGCTTCTACCCGCACCTCACCGGCGAGGCGATGCTGCGGCACCTCCTCGAGCTGAAGGGGGTCGAGGCGCGGGGCGGGATGAAGGCGCTCGTCGCGGAGCTCCTCGACCGGGTCAACCTCTCGTTCGCGGCGAAGCGGAAGGTCAAGGGGTACTCGGGCGGGATGCGCCAGCGCCTCGGGCTCGCGCAGGCGATCGCCGGGAACCCGCGGCTCATCATCGTCGACGAGCCGACGGCGGGACTCGACCCCGAGGAGCGCTTCCGCTTCTACCGCCTGCTCGCCGAGCTCGCGGCCGACCGGATCGTGATCCTTTCGACGCACATCGTCGAGGACGTCTCCGTCCTCTGCTCGCGCTTCGCCGTGATCCGCGGCGGCCGCGTCGTCGCGCTCACGACCCCGGCCGAGGCGCGCTCGCTGATCCAGGGGCGCATCTACCAGGGCGTCGCCGACTCGCGCGAGCATCTGGACGACATCGGCCAGCGGCACCGCGTGACGCAGTCGATCCTCGTCGAGGGCCGGAACCAGGTGCGCGTCTACCAGAACGGCGGCGGTGTGCCCCCGGACGGCTTCGCGCCCGTCGAGCCGAACCTCGAGGACGCCTATTTCGTGCTCATGACCGGAGTGGGGTTCAAGGACGAGGTCCTGTCGTGA
- a CDS encoding ABC transporter ATP-binding protein gives METAVATSGLRRIFGEFVAVDGIDLAVPRGSVYGFLGPNGAGKSTTIKCLTGLLAPSAGSITLLGIDPIADPIAAKRQVGVVPEDLALFEQLTAAETLAFVGQVHGLSADTVRERSRELLALMDLTDASGLLVADYSHGMRKKTSLAAALLPAPKLLFLDEPFEGIDAVASRQIKNLLLDYVKHGGTIFLTSHILEVVERLCDHIGVIHRGRLVAQGPIDALRAGTAGGETLEALFLRLVDAPRADSAHLDWLGG, from the coding sequence GTGGAAACGGCGGTCGCCACTTCCGGATTGCGGCGCATCTTCGGCGAGTTCGTCGCGGTGGACGGCATCGACCTCGCGGTGCCGCGCGGGTCGGTCTACGGCTTCCTCGGCCCCAACGGCGCCGGAAAATCGACCACGATCAAGTGTCTCACCGGCCTTCTCGCCCCGAGCGCCGGCTCGATCACCCTGCTCGGGATCGACCCCATCGCCGACCCGATCGCGGCCAAGCGGCAGGTCGGCGTCGTCCCCGAGGACCTCGCCCTCTTCGAGCAGCTGACCGCCGCGGAGACGCTCGCGTTCGTCGGCCAGGTCCACGGCCTCTCCGCCGACACGGTGAGGGAGCGCAGCCGCGAGCTGCTCGCGCTCATGGATCTCACCGACGCGTCGGGCCTGCTCGTCGCCGACTACTCGCACGGGATGCGGAAGAAGACCTCGCTCGCCGCGGCGCTCCTGCCCGCCCCGAAGCTCCTCTTCCTCGACGAGCCGTTCGAGGGCATCGACGCCGTCGCCAGCCGCCAGATCAAGAACCTCCTCCTCGACTACGTGAAGCACGGCGGGACGATCTTCCTGACGTCGCACATCCTCGAGGTCGTCGAGCGTCTGTGCGACCACATCGGCGTCATTCACCGCGGGCGCCTCGTCGCGCAGGGGCCGATCGACGCGCTGCGCGCGGGGACGGCGGGCGGCGAGACGCTGGAGGCGCTCTTCCTGCGCCTCGTCGACGCGCCGCGCGCGGACTCGGCGCACCTCGACTGGCTCGGCGGATGA